From a region of the Paraburkholderia hospita genome:
- a CDS encoding type II toxin-antitoxin system VapC family toxin: MYLIDTNVISEMRKSSRANPGVQAFFEAAKEGGHRLYLSVVTVGELRRGVDLIRHRGDKFQALRLEGWLDTIMNSFGSQILNVGTDVAQTWGHLRVPDPEHSLDKLIAATALIYNLTVVTRNVADFDGTGARVLNPFQLLDA, encoded by the coding sequence GTGTATTTGATTGATACCAATGTAATCAGCGAAATGCGCAAGAGCAGTCGCGCCAATCCAGGCGTGCAGGCTTTTTTCGAAGCGGCGAAGGAAGGCGGGCATCGCCTGTATCTGTCGGTGGTGACGGTCGGCGAACTGCGGCGCGGCGTCGACCTGATCCGGCATCGGGGCGACAAGTTCCAGGCGTTGCGCCTGGAAGGCTGGCTCGACACGATCATGAATTCGTTCGGCAGCCAGATCCTGAATGTCGGCACCGACGTCGCGCAGACGTGGGGCCATCTGCGCGTGCCGGATCCCGAGCACTCGCTGGACAAGCTGATCGCGGCGACGGCCCTGATCTACAACCTGACTGTCGTGACGCGCAACGTGGCAGACTTCGATGGCACGGGCGCACGGGTGCTGAATCCGTTCCAGCTTCTTGACGCATGA
- a CDS encoding LysE family translocator codes for MLGISQFPLFLVAVTVLNLTPGPDIAYVAGQSIAQGRRAGMLSALGVAFGGCMHTVACALGITALLAASPGAFNAIKWIGAAYLMYLGLRMLWPTAAAVVKGEAAPGMPRLSRGTLLFRGFVTNASNPKVLLFYIAFFPQFVSADSPHKTLAFLVLGAVFVTLGLFNDCVIAWLAATAARAVNSRPSVRRWIDRVIGAGFIGLGVRLALTKR; via the coding sequence ATGTTGGGTATCAGCCAGTTCCCGCTGTTTCTCGTCGCCGTCACCGTGCTCAATCTGACGCCCGGACCGGACATCGCGTATGTCGCCGGCCAGAGCATCGCCCAGGGACGGCGCGCGGGCATGCTTTCCGCGCTCGGTGTCGCGTTCGGCGGCTGCATGCATACCGTTGCCTGCGCGCTCGGCATCACGGCACTGCTGGCGGCGTCGCCGGGCGCTTTCAATGCGATCAAGTGGATCGGCGCCGCGTATCTGATGTATCTCGGCTTGCGGATGCTGTGGCCCACGGCGGCCGCCGTGGTCAAGGGCGAAGCGGCACCGGGCATGCCGCGTCTGTCGCGCGGCACGCTGCTGTTTCGCGGCTTCGTGACGAACGCGTCGAACCCGAAGGTGCTGCTGTTCTATATCGCGTTCTTCCCGCAGTTCGTCAGCGCCGACAGCCCGCACAAGACGCTGGCGTTTCTCGTGCTCGGTGCCGTGTTCGTGACGCTCGGGCTTTTCAACGACTGCGTGATCGCGTGGCTCGCCGCGACGGCGGCGCGCGCCGTGAACTCGCGGCCTTCCGTGCGGCGGTGGATCGACCGGGTGATCGGCGCGGGCTTTATCGGCCTGGGTGTGCGGCTCGCGTTGACGAAGCGCTGA
- a CDS encoding sugar ABC transporter ATP-binding protein, with the protein MASTDQEALPAVLSVKGIGKTYVEPVLADVSLALHAGEALALTGENGAGKSTLSKIVGGLVDPTTGTMQLEGKPYAPASRTEAEALGIRMVMQELNLLPTLSVAENLFLNRLPRNGFGWIDRAKLREDARGAMAQVGLEAIDPDTLVGELGIGHQQMVEIARNLIGDCRVLILDEPTAMLTAREVDLLFEQIDALKARGVALVYISHRLEELARVAERIAVLRDGKLVRVDAMANLTSDQIVTLMVGRELGERIDLGVRNIGATLLKVERMSRAPVVRDVSFEVKAGEIFGVSGLIGAGRTELMRLIYGADQKDSGTVSLAAAPGAAPTPVQIDTPADAVKHGIALITEDRKGEGLLLPQPIAANVSLGNLRSVARHGIVDAKRENALAKKQIDAMRIRTSGPAQPVGELSGGNQQKVVIGRWLARDCRVLLFDEPTRGIDVGAKFDIYGLMGALARDGRALVVVSSDLRELMLICDRIGVMSAGRMTGVFKRDEWTQDALLAAAFAGYRNREALLHTHDTDEGETQS; encoded by the coding sequence ATGGCATCAACCGACCAAGAAGCATTGCCTGCTGTGCTGTCCGTGAAGGGCATAGGCAAGACCTACGTCGAGCCTGTGCTGGCCGACGTCTCGCTGGCGTTGCACGCCGGGGAGGCGCTCGCGCTGACGGGCGAGAACGGCGCGGGCAAGAGCACGCTGTCGAAGATCGTCGGCGGGCTGGTCGATCCGACGACGGGCACGATGCAGCTCGAAGGCAAACCGTATGCGCCTGCGAGCCGCACGGAAGCGGAAGCGCTCGGCATCCGGATGGTGATGCAGGAACTGAATCTGCTGCCAACCTTGTCGGTCGCGGAGAACCTGTTTCTGAACCGTCTCCCGCGCAACGGTTTCGGCTGGATCGATCGCGCGAAGCTGCGCGAGGACGCGCGCGGGGCGATGGCGCAAGTCGGGCTGGAGGCGATCGACCCGGACACGCTGGTCGGCGAGCTGGGCATCGGCCATCAGCAGATGGTGGAGATCGCGCGCAACCTGATCGGCGATTGCCGCGTGCTGATTCTGGATGAGCCGACCGCGATGCTGACGGCCCGCGAAGTCGACTTGCTGTTCGAGCAGATCGACGCGCTGAAGGCACGTGGCGTCGCGCTCGTCTACATCTCACACCGGCTCGAAGAGCTGGCGCGCGTGGCCGAGCGGATCGCCGTGCTGCGCGACGGCAAGCTGGTGCGCGTCGACGCCATGGCGAACCTGACGAGCGACCAGATCGTGACGCTGATGGTCGGGCGCGAGCTTGGCGAACGGATCGATCTGGGCGTGCGCAACATCGGCGCGACGCTGTTGAAGGTCGAACGGATGAGCCGCGCGCCCGTGGTGCGCGACGTGTCGTTCGAGGTGAAGGCGGGCGAGATTTTCGGGGTCAGCGGACTGATCGGCGCGGGGCGCACGGAGCTGATGCGGCTGATCTACGGCGCGGACCAGAAGGACAGTGGCACGGTATCGCTGGCGGCTGCGCCGGGTGCCGCGCCCACTCCCGTGCAGATCGACACGCCTGCCGACGCCGTGAAGCACGGCATCGCGCTGATCACGGAAGACCGTAAGGGCGAAGGCCTGCTGCTGCCGCAGCCGATCGCGGCGAACGTGTCGCTGGGCAATCTGCGCAGCGTCGCGCGGCATGGCATCGTTGACGCGAAGCGCGAGAATGCGCTGGCGAAGAAGCAGATCGACGCGATGCGAATCCGCACGTCGGGGCCGGCGCAGCCGGTCGGCGAGCTGTCAGGCGGCAACCAGCAGAAAGTGGTGATTGGCCGCTGGCTTGCGCGCGATTGCAGGGTATTGCTATTCGACGAACCGACGCGCGGCATCGATGTCGGCGCGAAGTTCGATATTTATGGATTGATGGGCGCGCTGGCTCGTGATGGGCGCGCGCTGGTGGTCGTGTCGAGCGACCTGCGTGAACTGATGCTGATCTGCGACCGGATCGGCGTGATGTCGGCGGGACGAATGACGGGTGTGTTCAAACGGGACGAGTGGACCCAGGACGCGCTGCTCGCGGCGGCATTCGCGGGCTATCGCAATCGCGAGGCGCTGCTGCACACGCACGACACCGACGAGGGAGAAACTCAGTCATGA
- a CDS encoding sugar ABC transporter substrate-binding protein, giving the protein MNQRIRRRVLTTAVVLTAAAAMPFSSAWAQAAKKPKVALVMKSLANEFFLTMETGAKDYQKHNANQFDLITNGIKDETDTANQIRIVEQMIVSKVDAIVLAPADSKALVPVVKKAVDAGIIVVNIDNKLDPDVLKSKDLNVPFVGPDNAKGAEKVGDYLAKKLKSGDEVGIIEGVSTTTNAQQRTAGFKTAMQKVGAKVDSVQSGEWEIDKGNAIASSMLNAYPNIKALLCGNDNMAIGAVSAVRAAGKQGKVYVVGYDNINAIKPMLKDGRVLATADQYAAKQAVFGIDVALKAISEHKKQSDLSGVVETPVDLVTK; this is encoded by the coding sequence ATGAACCAACGCATTCGCCGCCGCGTTTTGACCACCGCCGTCGTGCTCACGGCAGCCGCCGCGATGCCATTCTCGTCGGCCTGGGCCCAGGCCGCGAAGAAACCCAAAGTCGCGCTCGTGATGAAGTCGCTCGCCAACGAGTTCTTCCTCACCATGGAAACGGGCGCGAAGGACTACCAGAAGCACAACGCCAACCAGTTCGACCTGATCACGAACGGCATCAAGGATGAGACCGACACGGCGAACCAGATCCGCATCGTCGAGCAGATGATCGTGTCGAAGGTCGATGCGATCGTGCTCGCGCCGGCCGATTCGAAGGCGCTCGTGCCCGTGGTCAAGAAGGCGGTGGATGCCGGCATCATCGTCGTGAACATCGACAACAAACTCGATCCCGACGTGCTGAAGTCGAAGGATCTGAACGTGCCGTTCGTCGGCCCGGACAACGCGAAGGGCGCCGAGAAAGTTGGCGACTATCTGGCCAAGAAGCTGAAGTCGGGCGACGAGGTCGGCATCATCGAAGGTGTGTCGACCACGACCAACGCGCAGCAGCGCACGGCGGGCTTCAAGACGGCAATGCAGAAGGTCGGCGCGAAGGTCGACTCGGTGCAATCGGGCGAATGGGAAATCGACAAGGGCAATGCGATCGCGTCGTCAATGCTTAATGCATATCCGAACATCAAGGCGTTGCTGTGCGGTAACGACAACATGGCGATCGGCGCGGTGTCGGCCGTGCGCGCGGCGGGCAAGCAGGGCAAGGTCTATGTGGTCGGCTACGACAACATCAACGCGATCAAGCCGATGCTGAAGGATGGCCGCGTGCTCGCCACGGCTGACCAGTACGCCGCCAAGCAGGCCGTGTTCGGCATCGACGTCGCGCTCAAGGCGATTTCCGAGCACAAGAAGCAGTCAGACCTGTCGGGCGTCGTCGAAACGCCTGTCGATCTCGTCACGAAGTAA
- a CDS encoding AAA family ATPase — protein MTHLVFICGHAGTGKTTLAKRLIGPLMRATGQAFCLLDKDTLYGVYSAAAIGALTGDPNDRDSPLFLQHFRDPEYRGLFDTAAENLRLGIGVIAVGPLSREVHERKLFDHVWLGVPRDVNISVVWVSTEEETARERIAARGNPNDAYKLAHWDEYRQRRFVPTGDACDGLLKFDNTAPASADYDALLARIVQTPQPPGMILPPMPV, from the coding sequence GTGACGCATCTGGTTTTTATCTGTGGCCATGCAGGCACCGGCAAGACGACGCTCGCCAAACGGCTGATCGGCCCATTGATGAGGGCAACCGGCCAGGCCTTTTGCCTGCTCGACAAGGACACGCTATACGGCGTCTACAGCGCGGCCGCGATCGGCGCGCTGACGGGCGATCCGAACGATCGCGACAGCCCGCTGTTCCTGCAGCACTTTCGCGACCCGGAGTACCGCGGGCTGTTCGACACGGCCGCCGAGAACCTCCGGCTGGGCATCGGCGTGATCGCCGTCGGCCCGCTGTCGCGCGAAGTGCACGAGCGCAAGCTCTTCGATCACGTGTGGCTCGGCGTGCCGAGGGACGTGAATATCAGCGTCGTGTGGGTGTCGACAGAGGAAGAAACGGCGCGCGAGCGGATCGCCGCGCGCGGCAATCCGAACGACGCCTACAAGCTCGCGCATTGGGACGAATACAGGCAGCGCCGCTTCGTGCCGACGGGCGACGCGTGCGACGGCCTTCTGAAGTTTGACAATACGGCACCCGCATCTGCCGATTACGACGCGCTGCTCGCGCGGATCGTGCAGACGCCGCAGCCGCCCGGCATGATTCTGCCGCCGATGCCTGTGTAA
- a CDS encoding FitA-like ribbon-helix-helix domain-containing protein — translation MANLLVRNLDDALVQNLREQAAAHGRSVEAEHREILAQALFQPKKLSFAELLMSMPDVGDDADFERRNDVTDDSGGPGVFD, via the coding sequence ATGGCAAATCTTTTGGTCCGAAATCTGGACGATGCGTTGGTGCAGAACCTGCGTGAGCAGGCCGCGGCTCACGGGCGCAGCGTCGAAGCAGAGCATCGGGAAATCCTGGCGCAGGCGCTCTTTCAGCCCAAGAAGCTCAGCTTCGCGGAATTGCTGATGAGCATGCCCGACGTCGGCGACGACGCCGACTTCGAGCGCCGCAATGACGTAACTGACGATAGCGGGGGACCGGGTGTATTTGATTGA
- a CDS encoding ABC transporter permease, with protein MNDQRVTDKDSTASAGAASAPAADPSAPLASGKPAGTRLGFSNYLGLMGALIAMIALFSVLSSHFLTYETFVTIANQIPDLVVMSVGMTFVLIIAGIDLSVGSVLALGASVVSVAALKWQLGPFAAAVLGLAAAALTGTVTGAVTVGWRIPSFIVSLGVLEAARGLAYQMTNSRTAYIGDAFDFLSNPIALGISPAFLIAVAVMIIAQLVLTRTVFGRYLVGIGTNEEAVRLAGVNPKPYKVIVFALMGALSGLAALFQISRLEAADPNAGAGVELQVIAAVVIGGTSLMGGRGSVISTFFGVLIISVLAAGLAQIGANEPTKRIITGAVIVVAVVLDTYRSRRKRS; from the coding sequence ATGAACGACCAACGGGTCACGGACAAGGATTCGACGGCGAGCGCCGGCGCTGCCTCGGCGCCCGCCGCCGATCCGTCGGCGCCGCTCGCCAGCGGCAAGCCGGCGGGCACGCGTCTGGGTTTTTCGAACTATCTTGGCCTGATGGGCGCGCTGATCGCGATGATCGCGCTGTTCTCGGTGCTGAGCTCGCATTTCCTGACCTACGAGACGTTCGTCACGATCGCGAACCAGATTCCCGATCTGGTCGTGATGTCGGTGGGGATGACCTTCGTGCTGATCATCGCGGGCATCGACCTGTCGGTGGGCTCGGTGCTGGCGCTCGGCGCGTCGGTCGTGAGCGTCGCGGCGCTGAAGTGGCAGCTCGGTCCGTTCGCGGCGGCGGTGCTGGGTCTCGCCGCGGCGGCGCTGACGGGCACGGTCACGGGCGCGGTGACGGTGGGCTGGCGGATTCCGTCGTTCATCGTGTCGCTCGGCGTGCTGGAAGCGGCGCGCGGGTTGGCTTACCAGATGACGAACTCGCGCACCGCCTATATCGGCGACGCGTTCGACTTTCTGTCCAACCCGATCGCGCTGGGCATTTCGCCGGCCTTCCTGATCGCGGTGGCCGTGATGATCATCGCGCAACTGGTGCTCACGCGCACGGTGTTCGGCCGCTATCTGGTCGGCATCGGGACGAACGAGGAAGCGGTGCGGCTCGCGGGCGTGAACCCGAAGCCGTACAAGGTGATCGTATTTGCATTGATGGGCGCGCTGTCCGGGCTCGCGGCGCTGTTTCAGATTTCGCGTCTGGAAGCGGCTGACCCGAACGCGGGCGCCGGGGTGGAGTTGCAGGTGATCGCGGCTGTCGTGATCGGCGGCACGAGTCTGATGGGCGGGCGCGGGTCGGTGATCAGCACGTTTTTCGGCGTGTTGATCATATCGGTGCTGGCGGCGGGCCTCGCGCAGATCGGCGCGAACGAGCCGACCAAACGGATCATCACGGGCGCCGTGATCGTGGTCGCGGTCGTGCTGGACACGTATCGCAGCAGGCGCAAACGCAGTTGA
- a CDS encoding saccharopine dehydrogenase family protein encodes MKVAIVGAGLIGHTIAHMLRETGDYEVLALDRDQRALDKLAAQGIPTRRVDSADAAALRAEIQGFDALVNALPYYLAVSVASAAKGAGVHYFDLTEDVRATHAIRAIADGADHAFMPQCGLAPGFIGIAAHELANRFTEIRDVKMRVGALPEFPTNALKYNLTWSVDGLINEYCQPCEAIRDSRTQWVQPLEGLEHFSLDGTEYEAFNTSGGLGTLCETLSGRVETLDYKSVRYPGHRDLMQFLLEDLRLSTDRDTLKTIMRRSVPSTAQDVVLVFITVTGVRDGQLVQEVFTRKIFAKTVCGVPMSAIQITTAGAMCAVLDLFREKKLPQSGFVRQEQVALRDFLANRFGQLYEGRALDAMATV; translated from the coding sequence ATGAAAGTTGCCATCGTTGGCGCAGGTCTGATCGGTCACACCATCGCGCACATGTTGCGTGAGACGGGCGACTACGAAGTGCTCGCGCTGGACCGCGATCAGCGCGCGCTCGACAAGCTGGCCGCGCAAGGCATCCCGACGCGCCGCGTCGATTCCGCCGACGCCGCCGCGCTGCGCGCTGAAATCCAGGGCTTCGACGCGCTCGTCAATGCGCTGCCGTACTACCTCGCGGTGAGCGTGGCGTCGGCAGCGAAGGGCGCGGGCGTGCATTACTTCGATCTGACGGAAGACGTGCGCGCGACGCACGCGATCCGCGCGATCGCCGACGGCGCCGACCATGCGTTCATGCCGCAATGCGGTCTCGCGCCGGGCTTCATCGGCATTGCCGCGCATGAACTGGCCAACCGCTTCACCGAAATCCGCGACGTGAAGATGCGCGTCGGCGCGCTGCCCGAGTTTCCGACCAATGCGCTGAAGTACAACCTGACGTGGAGCGTCGACGGTCTCATCAACGAATACTGCCAGCCCTGCGAAGCGATCCGCGACAGCCGCACGCAATGGGTGCAGCCGCTCGAAGGCCTGGAGCACTTCTCGCTCGACGGTACCGAGTACGAGGCGTTCAACACGTCGGGCGGCCTGGGCACGCTGTGCGAGACGCTGTCGGGCCGCGTTGAGACGCTCGATTACAAGTCGGTGCGCTATCCGGGGCATCGCGACCTGATGCAGTTCCTGCTCGAAGACCTCCGCCTGTCCACGGACCGCGATACGCTGAAGACGATCATGCGCCGCTCGGTGCCGTCGACGGCTCAGGACGTCGTGCTGGTGTTCATCACCGTGACGGGCGTGCGCGACGGACAACTGGTGCAGGAAGTGTTCACGCGCAAGATTTTTGCGAAGACGGTCTGCGGCGTGCCGATGAGCGCGATCCAGATCACCACGGCGGGCGCGATGTGCGCGGTGCTCGATCTGTTCCGTGAGAAGAAGCTGCCGCAAAGCGGCTTCGTGCGTCAGGAGCAGGTGGCGCTGCGCGATTTCCTCGCGAACCGCTTTGGTCAGCTGTACGAAGGCCGCGCGCTCGACGCGATGGCGACTGTCTGA
- the corA gene encoding magnesium/cobalt transporter CorA translates to MLINCAAYQDGRKLADIEIDDISVYVAKPECFVWVALKDPGPGELEVMKHEFGLHELAVEDVRHGHQRPKIEEYGDSLFAVMHTIETDDDGEFVIGEVDVFVGSNYVLSVRRGTRHGFQEVRARCEREPQLLKEGSAFVLYALADNVVDRYFPILEAIGTEIEEIEDRIFDKHDLSASRAIIEDLYSLKRRLVMLQHHIAPLLEGISKLTGGRIPAICVGMQAYFRDVYDHLDRSVRTIEGRREMIVTAIQVNLGMISLAENEVTKRLGSFAALFAVPTMIAGIYGMNFEHIPELHFQYGYPVCVAAMVVVDLILYFRFKKANWL, encoded by the coding sequence ATGCTGATCAACTGCGCCGCGTACCAGGACGGCCGCAAACTGGCCGACATCGAAATCGACGACATCAGCGTCTATGTCGCCAAACCCGAATGCTTCGTCTGGGTCGCGCTGAAAGATCCCGGCCCCGGCGAACTCGAAGTGATGAAGCACGAATTCGGGCTGCACGAACTGGCCGTCGAGGACGTGCGCCATGGTCATCAGCGTCCGAAGATCGAGGAGTACGGCGACTCGCTGTTCGCCGTCATGCACACCATCGAAACCGACGACGACGGCGAATTCGTGATCGGCGAAGTCGACGTATTCGTCGGCTCGAACTATGTGCTGTCGGTGCGGCGCGGTACGCGTCACGGGTTTCAGGAGGTCCGCGCGCGTTGCGAGCGCGAGCCGCAACTGTTGAAGGAAGGGTCGGCGTTCGTGCTGTACGCGCTTGCCGACAATGTCGTCGACCGGTACTTCCCGATTCTCGAAGCAATCGGTACCGAGATCGAGGAAATCGAAGACCGTATCTTCGACAAGCACGACCTGTCCGCGTCGCGCGCGATCATCGAAGACCTGTACTCGTTGAAGCGCCGTCTCGTGATGCTCCAGCATCACATCGCGCCGTTGCTAGAAGGCATCAGCAAGCTGACGGGCGGGCGCATCCCCGCTATCTGCGTCGGCATGCAGGCGTACTTCCGCGATGTGTACGATCACCTGGACCGCAGCGTGCGGACCATCGAAGGCCGCCGCGAAATGATCGTCACGGCCATCCAGGTCAACCTCGGCATGATCTCGCTTGCGGAGAACGAGGTGACCAAGCGTCTCGGCTCGTTTGCCGCGCTGTTCGCCGTGCCGACCATGATTGCCGGCATCTACGGGATGAACTTCGAGCACATTCCCGAGCTGCATTTCCAGTACGGTTATCCCGTCTGCGTCGCGGCGATGGTGGTGGTCGATCTCATCTTGTACTTTCGCTTCAAGAAAGCGAACTGGCTGTGA